The following coding sequences are from one Ammospiza caudacuta isolate bAmmCau1 chromosome 10, bAmmCau1.pri, whole genome shotgun sequence window:
- the ADAMTS7 gene encoding A disintegrin and metalloproteinase with thrombospondin motifs 7 gives MNGNECWVSAGLSRDARDPDSPVPPPLPRPVPAGRARSEPAASPGPRPAPRGHRAPPGEAPERSVPAGALPPETACPNAASNGHIALLSVQLPPQGNPAGKGCERKEPRSGSDIVHPIKVDESGAFLSYDLSHRALHRRSPASRSQLPAFYELQYRGQALKFNLSLNRHLLAPGFVSERRFGGIAGAKIQPRSYNPCHMIGEVRGPRQAGLAALSTCDGLKGVFQLMDEDYFIEPVSGSPREEGAAQPHRIYKRQVPEARAEQGRSPPAPREPCGVPESQESLERSERRRERWEQKQHRRRRRRRIKQRSISREKWVETLVVADTKMVEFHGSANIEKYVLTVMNMVAGLFHHASIGNPINIAIVRLILLEHEEEDLKISHHADNTLKSFCKWQKSINVKGDSHPLHHDVAVLLTRKDICAAMNRPCETLGLSHVAGMCQPHRSCNINEDTGLPLAFTVAHELGHSFGIQHDGSSNDCEPVGKRPFIMSPQLLYDTSPLTWSRCSREYITRFLDRGWGLCLDDPPARELLDFPLVPPGVLYDVGHQCRLQYGPYSTFCDDMDSVCSTLWCTVGNTCHSKLDAAVDGTACGESKWCFNGECVPVGFRPEPIDGGWSSWSAWASCSRSCGAGVQSAERHCSHPTPKYGGRYCLGERKRFRICNVRRCPPDRPSFRQVQCSQFNPMLYKGKLYKWTPVPNNMNPCELHCRPEHEYFAEKLRDAVVDGTPCYDSDASRDVCINGICKNVGCDYEIDSHAVEDRCGVCHGDGSTCHTVHKTFEDSEGLGYVDIGIIPVGAREIRIEEVAEAGNFLALRSEDPEKYFLNGGWTIQWNGDYRVAGTTFTYKRTGNWENLTSPGPTVEPVWIQLLFQETNPGVRYQYTIQRPADSENEIEQPEFLWHFGSWTTCTATCGTGVQRQVVHCVERLAGLVEERFCDALTRPDDQQRTCSEEPCPARWWVGEWQQCSATCGRAGLMKRTVLCIQSVGLDEQRALQPADCQHLTKPDATMPCHPEVPCPSPWAVGNWSECSVTCGNGTQRRPVHCSNSTGTPCDPAHRPSRERACSLPQCHQSWDSTDWSGSGSSSRELFNDIQYIPSKHVPQFNPFIPHGPESNDVNVIAEEDFSARKGNVFVDDFYYDYNFINFHEDLSYYPFTEKESRGEEPRAELSTDGTEGPWEVPTEALLTTGLGAESQGQPGPREEHTSAPVHGRHTEPGGLGRNHLLSMVPEDVGSATPRYTTPAFLGEQEEEGAVPVPRSEHHPPTQSSMSPDSANHGQAPWDEPQGAVPSRNSLGQGVPAPWGPHPAGVGWGSARVDASLGPAARGSSEGSHPCSEGPLTVGTPRDTNKGPLTVGTLRDTNKGPLTMGTPRDISERPLTMGTPRDTNKGPLTMGTPRDINERPLTMGTPRDTNEGSLTVGTLRDINERPLTMGTPRDTNEGPLTVDTPRDTNKGALTRLEEEEEEEAALPPSPSAAATAKPSWEVGNWSECSATCGLGAVWRSVRCSSGADGGCPMADRPVPARRCSLRPCSAWRVGTWSKCSRSCGGGTKVRDVHCVDTRDQRLLRPFHCQAGLAQPPAQLPCHSAPCLDWYTSSWRECSEPCGGGEQARLVTCPEPGRCEESLRPNSTRPCNSQPCTTWVVGSWGQCSAPCGGGIQRRQVKCIDTRSGVAEEDSSLCDHEPWPESTQKCNPQECDSSEPGVPCERDRLSFAFCQTLRLLGRCPLPTVRAQCCRSCQHALPAPGQQRGQQRLARR, from the exons ATGAACGGGAATGAGTGCTGGGTGTCCGCGGGATTGTCCCGGGATGCTCGCGATCCGGACAGCCCGGTGcccccgccgctgccgcgccCCGTGCCCGCGGGCCGGGCACGCTCGGAGCCCGCGGCCAGCCCCGGTCCCCGCCCGGCTCCCCGCGGCCACCGAGCCCCGCCCGGGGAGGCTCCGGAGCGCTCCGTGCCCGCGGGTGCTTTGCCCCCAGAGACGGCGTGTCCCAACGCCGCCTCAAA CGGGCACATCGCGCTGCTGTCCGTCCAGCTGCCGCCGCAGGGGAATCCGGCGGGGAAAGGGTGTGAGAGGAAAG AGCCGCGCTCCGGCAGCGACATCGTCCATCCCATCAAGGTCGACGAGAGCGGAGCCTTCCTGTCCTACGACTTGTCGCACCGGGCCCTCCACCGGAGATCTCCTGCCTCCAGGAGCCAGCTCCCCGCCTTCTACGAGCTGCAGTACAGGGGGCAAGCCCTGAAATTCAACCTGAGCCTCAACAGGCACCTGCTGGCCCCGGGCTTTGTCAGCGAGCGGCGTTTCGGGGGCATCGCGGGCGCCAAGATCCAGCCGCGCTCCTACAACCCGTGCCACATGATCGGGGAGGTGCGGGGCCCGCGGCAGGCGGGGctggctgccctcagcaccTGCGACGGCCTG AAAGGAGTGTTTCAGCTCATGGACGAGGACTATTTCATCGAGCCGGTGTCCGGCAGCCCCcgggaggagggagcagcccagccccacaggatctaCAAGCGCCAGGTGCCCGAGGCCAGGGccgagcagggcaggagccccccggccccgcgggagCCCTGCGGCGTGCCAG AGTCTCAGGAGAGCCTGGAGCGGTCTGAGAGGCGCAGGGAGCGGTgggagcagaagcagcacaggaggaggaggaggaggaggatcaAGCAGCGCTCCATCAGCAGGGAGAAGTGGGTGGAGACGCTGGTGGTGGCAGACACCAAGATGGTGGAGTTCCACGGCAGTGCCAACATCGAGAAGTACGTGCTGACCGTCATGAACATG GTGGCAGGGCTGTTCCACCACGCCAGCATCGGGAACCCCATCAACATCGCCATAGTGCGGCTGATCCTGCTGGAGCACGAGGAG GAGGACCTGAAGATCTCCCACCACGCAGACAACACCTTGAAAAGCTTCTGCAAGTGGCAGAAGAGCATCAACGTGAAGGGAGACTCACACCCCCTGCACCACGACGTGGCCGTGCTGCTCACCAG GAAGGACATCTGTGCTGCCATGAACAGGCCCTGTGAGACCCTGGGGCTGTCCCACGTGGCCGGGATGTGCCAGCCCCACCGGAGCTGCAACATCAACGAGGACACGGGGCTGCCGCTGGCCTTCACCGTGGCCCACGAGCTGGGACACAG TTTTGGGATTCAGCATGATGGAAGCAGCAATGACTGTGAGCCAGTTGGGAAAAGACCTTTCATCATGTCTCCACAGCTCCTGTATGACACGTCCCCACTCACCTGGTCCCGCTGCAGCCGCGAGTACATCACACGCTTCCTCGA ccggggctgggggctgtgcctcGATGACCCCCCGGCCCGGGAGCTGCTGGACTTTCCCCTGGTGCCCCCGGGTGTCCTGTACGACGTGGGCCACCAGTGCCGCCTGCAGTACGGCCCCTACTCCACCTTCTGCGACGACATGGAC AGTGTCTGCAGCACGCTGTGGTGCACGGTGGGGAACACGTGTCACTCCAAGCTGGACGCAGCTGTGGATGGCACAGCCTGCGGGGAGAGCAAG TGGTGCTTCAACGGCGAGTGCGTTCCCGTGGGCTTCCGGCCCGAGCCCATCGACGGcggctggagctcctggagcgcCTGGGCCTCCTGCTCGCGCAGCTGCGGGGCGGGAGTGCAGAGCGCTGAGAGGCACTGCAGCCACCCCAC GCCCAAGTACGGGGGCCGGTACTGCCTGGGCGAGCGCAAGCGGTTCCGGATCTGCAACGTGCGGCGCTGCCCCCCGGACAGGCCCTCCTTCCGCCAGGTGCAGTGCAGCCAGTTCAACCCCATGCTCTACAAGGGCAAGCTCTACAAGTGGACACCGGTGCCCAACAACA TGAACCCCTGCGAGCTGCACTGCCGGCCCGAGCACGAGTACTTTGCGGAGAAGCTGCGGGACGCCGTGGTGGACGGCACGCCCTGCTACGACAGCGACGCCAGCCGCGACGTCTGCATCAACGGCATCTGCAAG AACGTGGGCTGTGACTACGAGATTGACTCTCACGCCGTGGAGGATCGCTGCGGGGTGTGCCACGGGGACGGCTCCACCTGCCACACCGTGCACAAGACCTTCGAGGACAGCGAGGGGCTGG GCTACGTGGACATTGGCATTATCCCCGTGGGAGCCCGGGAGATCCGGATTGAGGAGGTGGCAGAAGCCGGGAATTTCCTGGCGCTGCGGAGCGAGGACCCCGAGAAGTATTTCCTGAATGGAGGCTGGACCATCCAGTGGAACGGGGACTACAGGGTGGCAGGGACCACCTTCACCTACAAGAGGACAGGCAACTGGGAGAACCTCACCTCTCCAGGGCCCACCGTGGAGCCCGTGTGGATCCAG ctgctgttcCAGGAGACCAACCCCGGGGTGAGGTACCAGTACACGATCCAGCGCCCGGCTGACAGCGAGAACGAGATCGAGCAGCCCGAGTTCCTGTGGCACTTTGGCTCCTGGACCACCTGCACGGCCACCtgtgggacag GGGTGCAGCGGCAGGTGGTGCACTGCGTGGAAAGGCTGGCGGGGCTGGTGGAGGAGCGGTTCTGCGATGCCCTGACGCGCCCCGACGACCAGCAGCGCACCTGCAGCGaggagccctgcccagccag GTGGTGGGTGGGTGAGTGGCAGCAGTGCTCAGCCACGTGTGGCCGGGCAGGGCTGATGAAGAGGACGGTGCTGTGCATCCAGAGCGTGGGGCTGGACGAGCAGAgggccctgcagccagcagacTGCCAGCACCTCACCAAGCCGGATGCCACCATGCCCTGCCACCCAGAggtcccctgtccctccccgTGGGCTGTGGGCAACTGGTCTGAG TGCTCGGTGACCTGTGGGAACGGGACCCAGCGGCGCCCGGTGCACTGCAGCAACAGCACTGGCACCCCGTGTGACCCTGCCCACAGACCCAGCCGCGAGAGGGCCTGCTCCTTGCCACAGTGCCAccagagctgggacagcacagACTGGTCTGGCAGCGGCTCCTCCAGCAGGGAGCTGTTTAATGACATCCAGTACATCCCCAGCAAGCACGTTCCTCAGTTTAACCCCTTCATCCCACACGGCCCGGAGTCCAACGATGTCAACGTCATCGCCGAGGAGGACTTCTCAGCCAGGAAAGGAAACGTCTTTGTGGATGACTTTTACTACGATTATAACTTCATCAACTTCCACGAGGATCTGTCCTACTACCCCTTCACGGAGAAGGAGAGCAGAGGCGAGGAGccaagggcagagctgagcacgGATGGCACCGAGGGGCCCTGGGAGGTGCCCACCGAGGCCCTGCTCAccactgggctgggagcagagagccAGGGGCAGCCAGGCCCCCGGGAGGAGCACACCTCTGCCCCTGTGCATGGGCGACACACAGAGCCCGGGGGTTTAGGCAGGAATCACCTCCTGAGCATGGTCCCCGAGGATGTGGGATCAGCCACCCCCAGATACACCACCCCTGCCTTTttgggggagcaggaggaggagggtgcaGTGCCTGTGCCCCGCTCTGAGCACCACCCGCCCACCCAGAGCTCCATGAGCCCTGACTCCGCAAACCACGGCCAGGCACCCTGGGAtgagccccagggagctgtgcccagcaggaacagcctggggcagggtgTCCCCGCTCCCTGGGGTCCCCACCCTGCCGGCgtgggctggggcagtgccCGGGTGGATGCGTCCCTGGGGCCAGCAGCACGGGGCAGCAGCGAGGGCAGT catccctgctccGAGGGACCCCTCACCGTGGGCACCCCCAGGGATACCAACAAGGGACCCCTCACCGTGGGCACCCTCAGGGATACCAACAAGGGACCCCTCACCATGGGCACCCCCAGAGACATCAGTGAGAGACCCCTCACCATGGGCACCCCCAGGGATACCAACAAGGGACCCCTCACCATGGGCACCCCCAGAGACATCAATGAGAGACCCCTCACCATGGGCACCCCCAGGGATACCAACGAGGGATCCCTCACCGTGGGCACCCTCAGGGACATCAATGAGAGACCCCTCACCATGggcacccccagggacaccaaCGAGGGACCCCTCACCGTGGACACGCCCAGAGACACCAACAAAGGAGCCCTCACC aggctggaggaggaggaagaggaggaggctgcGCTTCCACCATcaccctctgcagcagccactgccaagcccagctGGGAGGTCGGGAACTGGAGTGAG TGCTCGGCCACATGCGGCCTGGGTGCGGTGTGGCGCTCGGTGCGCTGCAGCAGTGGCGCTGACGGTGGCTGTCCCATGGCCGACAGGCCCGTCCCCGCCCGGAGGTGCTCCCTGAGACCCTGCTCGGCCTGGCGTGTGGGCACCTGGAGCAAG tgctccaggagctgcgGCGGGGGCACCAAGGTGCGGGACGTTCACTGCGTTGACACGCGGGACCAGCGGCTGCTGCGGCCCTTCCACTGCCAggcggggctggcacagcccccggCGCAGCTGCCCTGCCACAGTGCCCCGTGCCTGGACTGGTACACGTCCTCCTGGAGAGAG TGCTCGGAGCCGTGTGGCGGCGGGGAGCAGGCCCGGCTGGTGACGTGCCCGGAGCCGGGGCGCTGCGAGGAGAGCCTGAGGCCCAACAGCACCCGGCCCTGcaacagccagccctgcaccacCTGGGTGGTGGgctcctggggacag TGCTCAGCTCCCTGTGGAGGGGGCATCCAGCGGCGGCAGGTGAAGTGCATCGACACCAGGAGCGGGGTGGCCGAGGAGGACAGCAGCCTGTGTGACCACGAGCCGTGGCCAGAGAGCACCCAGAAGTGCAACCCCCAGGAGTGCGACAGCTCCgagccag GCGTCCCCTGCGAGCGCGACCGCCTGAGCTTCGCCTTCTGCCAGACGCTGCGGCTGCTGGGCCGGTGCCCGCTGCCCACGGTGCGTGCCCAGTGCTGCCGCAGCTGCCAGCACGCCCTGCCGGCGCCCGGGCAGCAGCGCGGCCAGCAGCGCCTGGCCCGCAGGTGA
- the CIAO2A gene encoding cytosolic iron-sulfur assembly component 2A, with protein sequence MALALALLWQALGRVWRSPASSARHAPPSRAMEHDRAIEVYDIIRTIRDPEKPNTLEELEVVTENCVEVQEIGEDEYLVIIRFTPTVPHCSLATLIGLCLRIKLQRCLPFRHKLEIYISEGTHSTEEDINKQINDKERVAAAMENPNLREIVEQCVTEPD encoded by the exons ATGGCGCTGGCGCTGGCGCTGCTGTGGCAGGCGCTGGGCCGGGTGTGGCGGAGCCCCGCCAGTAGCGCCCGCCATGCGCCCCCGAGCCGCGCCATGGAGCACGACAGGGCCATCGAGGTCTACG ATATAATCCGGACTATCCGGGACCCGGAGAAGCCAAACACTTTGGAAGAACTGGAAGTGGTGACGGAAAACTGCGTGGAAGTGCAGGAGATAGGGGAGGATGAATATCTGGTCATCATCAGGTTTACACCAACAGTACCTCATTGCTCCTTGGCCACTCTCATCG GCCTTTGTTTAAGAATAAAACTTCAGAGATGTTTGCCTTTTAGACACAAG ctggaaatcTACATTTCTGAGGGCACACATTCCACGGAGGAGGACA TCAACAAGCAGATCAATGACAAGGAGAGGGTGGCAGCAGCCATGGAGAACCCGAACCTGCGCGAGATCGTGGAGCAGTGCGTCACCGAGCCCGACtag